In Epinephelus lanceolatus isolate andai-2023 chromosome 13, ASM4190304v1, whole genome shotgun sequence, the following are encoded in one genomic region:
- the katnbl1 gene encoding KATNB1-like protein 1, with protein sequence MKQVDIINKEELDKERFPVHYGVHGPGKAKQLSTCKRKSCPLAEVGLKLRRKSSDVGRARDPGMANKENELTCSDDVRGMYHNDNCGLPVNSAEASKMAGASSKYGDFTELSKDHEAMTHILFGRNLRLKVAQTLWRKNASELVAYLIRIQDTGVLLDCLPVLTNNLQTEAPCLSLGCCVDLMPLVKVILGSKYEENIMVGLHWVQSVIRKWWPELSKNEKRLRDSCSEDRNIEVMKQRLKDLWRDGARLCLVPGSTGELAKAIESYLSQLP encoded by the exons ATGAAGCAG GTGGATATTATAAATAAGGAAGAATTAGATAAAGAGAG ATTTCCAGTGCATTACGGAGTACACGGCCCAGGCAAAGCGAAGCAATTGTCAACTTGCAAGAGGAAAAGTTGTCCATTGGCGGAGGTGGGCTTAAAGCTGCGCCGCAAATCATCAGATGTAGGGCGTGCCCGTGACCCCGGCATGGCCAACAAAGAAAATGAGCTGACGTGCTCCGATGACGTGCGGGGCATGTACCACAATGACAACTGCGGACTCCCTGTGAACTCTGCAGAGGCCTCCAAGATGGCAGGGGCCAGCTCCAAGTATGGCGACTTTACCGAG CTATCAAAGGACCACGAAGCTATGACTCACATCCTCTTCGGAAGGAACCTACGACTAAAAGTAGCCCAAACACTATGGCGAAAAAACGCCAGTGAATTAGTGGCCTACCTAATAAG AATTCAGGACACAGGGGTGCTGCTTGACTGCTTACCTGTCTTAACTAACAA CCTTCAGACTGAAGCACCATGTTTATCACTTGGCTGCTGTGTCGACCTCATGCCCCTAGTGAAAGTGATTCTTGGCAGTAAATATGAAGA AAACATAATGGTGGGTTTACACTGGGTTCAATCCGTCATCAGGAAGTGGTGGCCAGAACTCTCTAAGAATGAGAAAAGACTGCGGGACAGTTGTTCGGAGGACAG GAATATTGAGGTCATGAAGCAGCGGCTGAAGGACTTGTGGAGGGACGGGGCCCGGTTATGTTTGGTTCCAGGATCTACAGGAGAACTGGCAAAG GCCATCGAGTCTTATCTATCACAGCTGCCATGA